The Verrucomicrobium spinosum DSM 4136 = JCM 18804 DNA segment CCGAGCATCTCCAGCGCCTTCAGAACCGACTCCTTGGCAGCCTTCTTGATGTCGTTGAGATCTGCTCCTCCCAGAAGTTCCTGGGGGTTGATGAACGGAATGTTGGGATTGTTGGAAATATTCATGACTCGGAAGTGGCGGTGGTGATTTCTTTCTGGCCCTGCTGGAGCAGTTCGAGCGTGTGCTCCGCCTGCTGTTTGAGCTCGGCGTGCTCCGCCTTGCCTTCCGCATTGGCGATGGTGGCGCGCAGCGCCGCCTCCGCCTCCTTGATCTTGCCGGTGGCGATGAATGACCGGGCACAGTGGAAGGAAGGAACTGGGTCGGAAACGTCAAGGAACCCCAGGTATCCAAAGGCCTTGATGGCGTCTTTGTGATTTCCTTCCATCGCCCGGCTGGAGCCCAGGCCCATCCAGTAGCGCTTGTCGAAGTGATCCAGAGACGCCAGCAACTGGAACACCTTGGAGGATTCCTCGTACTGCCCGGCGTTGTACTGATTGTAGGCCACCATGTAGAAGACCTCCATGCTCTCCGGAGTGAGATTCGTGAAATCCCTCATGGTCCGGCCGTTGGCACCGAAATTCGTGAGCATCTCCGCCCATTCATCCGCGGTCTCGTATGGCAGGCCCGTCGGCATGGGTGCGTCTGGAAGTTCGATGTCGTCAAATTCGGTGGTCGTGTCGCTCATTTGGCTTGCTCGGTTGAAAGGATTGGGTCTTCTAAAAAACAGTCTGGCCTTCGCGCCAAACGGGTTACATTACAAATTGCGAAGTTGTGACTTGAGCAGGCCGTCCAGTTTCTCCTGGAGCTTGCTGAGCACCTCCAGAGCGCTGTTGTAGCGGTTCAACACCTGCTGGTAGTCCAGCATCATGTCCTGGGACTGGGCGGACTTGCGGTCGATGTAGTTTTTGAGGTTGATTCGGTTTTCCTGCCACTCCCCCCAGTTGTGGAGGTAGTCGTTGCCCGAGCGGTCGAACAGAGAATCCCCGCGGTTGCTGGCCCGGGCATTGAACAGCATCATTTGGATGGACTCATAGCTGCTGTCGCCTGTGTAGTTTCCGTCCTTGTCCAGGTTGCGGATGTTCGCCACCTTCTCCAGTTCGGCCAGTGCGGCGTTGGCCTGGCGCAAATCTTCCTGCACCTCTTCCACCAAGGCCTGCTTGTAGGCGAGTTTGGCCTTGAGGACCTGGATGCGGGCCTCGTTCCAGTAATAAAGGTATTCCGTGGGAGACAGGGCTTTGAAGTTGTTGATCTGTTTGACGTCGCCTTCTTGATAATAGTAATACTTTGCGCCGTCAGTCCCGATGCCAGTGATGATCTGAACCTCTTGCAAGGTCGGGTTCGTCACCCCGCCAGATCCGTCAAAGATGACCCCTTCCTTGAAAATAAATTCGAAGTCGGTCACGATCCCTGCCTGGTTCTTGATCTCCTTTTTCTGTACCACCGAAAGATCAATCCCCTCGGGGACCAGATATGTTTTGTAGATGTTTTCCCCGTTGGAATTTTTGCCGACGATTTCAGTAGTGATCCGGTCATAAACCACGTTGTTCGTCGGGGAGGTGTACGGCGAAATCGTCACCACCGTCCAGACATTGTCCGGATTGGCCCTGGTCTTGAGAGCGTCCCCCTTTGCGAAGGTCTGGGTGATCAGATCGTAGTAGAACTTGAGGATGACCTGTTCCGGGTTGGAGGTGGATTGTCCCGTGAACCCCGTGTCATTGTCGGCAAAAATCCCCTGAAGGGCGAAGGTTGGGGTGTGGTTGACATCCGGATCCGGCACCGTGTTGGTGTACTTGTTGTTCTCGTGGTAGGGATCCGCGGTGGTCCCAGCCCCCCTCACGGCATTACGGCAGTAGAGAATAACGGAATAGACCTCTTCGAGAAACTCCCGAATCAGGGCATTGCGATCATAGGGCTTGTTCGGATCAGTGGTAGCGGGCTGGTCCTCTACAATTGTCTTCTCAAACTTGGCGATGCGGGCATCAATGGCTTCCAGCATGTCCTCCGGACTGGGCAAGCCTGCCGCCGTGAACTTCGCCACGGCATTAGACAGTTCCGTGCGCAGGGCCGTCACGTCGGAATTGGCATTGATGTAGAAATTGTGCAGCGTGAGATCCGTGAAGGCGGAGGTACTGTAGGCCATGATCTTGGGGGACTGGGGTGGAATGTTGGAAGTTGAGTGGCAACGCGTACGGTCAGATGCGGTAGCGGCTGCCCACGGCCCGGGGGCCAGCGGCTTGAGTCACCGGAGCGTTGACTCGTTTTTCGAAGTTGCGGACGGTGTCCTCGATGTTCTCGAACTCCGTCAAAAGCGTGCTGTAAATATACTGGTCGTCAGGAGGAATGCCGTTACCAAGCAGCACGCGCTTCCCAATGCCAGCCCGGACGCCGAGATCTTCGTAGAGCTCATCCGCAACAGCGTTGGCCATAGCTCCGGCCGCCAGAAGCACGTCCATCTGTTCCACCAGCGCGGCGGTCTGCTCTCTCAGCCTTGCCAGGTCGGCGAGATCTTCTGCGGTGGCAGGTGGGGCGTCGGGCGTCATAAGACTTGGAGGGAGGCCGGGTTGTTTCCTTAGGGTCAGATCATCATGCCGGACTGGGCCATGCGGGTTACCAGCTTGCCTTCCTCCGTTGGAGTGCTGGCATCGGAACCCCAATCCATGCCCCACTTCTGGTGCAGGTCACGCATTTTGTCGGCGAAACCTTCCTGCTGCTCGTCGGAAAGGCGGTCGTCCTGAACGATCTCCTTCAGCGAATCATCCTCAGCGACAATCTTCACAAACTCCTGAACATTCTCCTGCGCCTCAACAAAGAGGCCGCGGGCACGATTGAGGTGTTCGGTGTAGGTCTTGATCGACTTGCTGACATTCTCCTTGAGCGTCTCCAGCAGTTTGGGATCCGTCTCGAAGTTGCCCGCGATGGTCTTGAGCAGATCCAGATTCTGAAGAAAGGGATTGCCGCCGATAGAAGGCGAAGAGGAAGACGGCGTCGGCACCCCGTCAGGATCCTCACCTCGCAGCTTGAACATCAACTCTTCAAACAACTGGATGTCGGCACGGGAGAGAACCCGACCGCCAAACTCTCCGCCTCCCGCAGCCGGGCTGGATTCCGTCTGCAGTTCATTCGAAAGAAGCCGCTGAAGCGTCTCGATCCGGCGCAGATCATCGGGTGAAAGCCCGAGTTGACGGTTTTGCAGGCGGTCAAGAATTGCAGCGAGACGCCGCGCATCCGCCACGGTGAGCTTCCGCACATCCGTCGAGAGTCCGGTTCCGGCGGAACTGTTCTCGGCAATCTCCGGCCCGCTCCTCAGGCGGCCCAGCAGTTCCTCCAGCTCGAACGTATCTGCCAGCCCAATGTTCAGGCCCCGGAGCTGCGCGGTCAGATCGCTGAGGAACTGGGAATTCTCCTCGGTCAGTCCGATCAGGCCGACCTCTGCCAGACCGGCCTTCACCGACTCCAGCAACTGCAGGCCTTCCCCGTTGAGCGTGGCGAGACCGCCGGCCGCAAGCTCGGCCTTCAGTTTGCCCACGAGGGTGAGCAACGCCTCGGCATCCACCCCGCTGATGGGCAGGCCCAGCGACGCCAACGTGGCCAGCAGGTCAACGTCCTCCGCATTCAAGACGGGGAGGGAGGCCGGCGCAGAGGGAAAGAGGCTTTCATCAATCTTGAATCCGCCAATGAGCAGGCTCGCCCGGCGCATCGCCTGGGTGACGGGATCGACCGCAGGAGTTGTTTCCTCAGTTTGAGTGCTGGAGGACGGCGGCGTTGCCAGCTGGGGCAGGACGCTGGTGCCCGTTGTTTCATAGCTTTGCCCGAGAGCAGCCTTGCCCAGGTTCGTCAGGAGTTGCTGGGCATCGTTGAACCCCACCCCGCCGGACCCTCCACCCTGTAGGGCCTGCAGGTTCGTGAGGGCAGATTCCAGACGTTTCTGAATCGAGGCCAGCACATCTTTTTCCGCTGCTGAAGCCTCGGATTTGTCAGACTGCTCATCCGACCCTTGTTTCTGAATTTGCTCAAGGAACTGGTTCAGCTCCATGAGCGCTTCACTGGCCTTGGCCGTCTCCACCAGCACCTGCTGGAATGAGGTCTGCATCTCCGTGACAAGCGTGTTCAGAATGCTCGCCACCTGGAAGAATTCCTCCTCGTTCAACTTGCCGTCCCCGTCGGAATCGTAAAGGCTGACATCGAATCCGATCTCATCCAGAAAGGCTTTCAGATCGGCCGGGATCTCCACGTCTGAAGCATCCAGAACAAACTTGTTGTTGGAGGCCGTGGCCGCCACCTGCTCACGGCTGGCCGCGTCCCCCAGCGTGTTCGCCCCCAGCGTCCAGTTCGCTGTGGTGGCCCCCATGTTGATCCGATACCCGTCATTGGTCGTGGCATCGTACTTGCGCCCGTCCTGGGTGATGACGCCAGACGGCGTGGCCCCGGACTTGATGTTCGTGAGTTCGAGGTGATTGCGCCCTTTCGTCGCCGAAATGATCGCGCCCGCCGCATTGGGCGTGATGGTGATCTTGGTCTCGTTGGGCAGCACGAAGGTGCTGGTGTTGGAAAACTTCCAGCCGTTGCCTGCGCCATCCAGGGGATCCACCGACCCATCAGGCTGGATGAGGATGCCTTTGCCGTCGGAACCTGTGAGGGTCATGTAGCCAGTACTGCCCCATGACGTGAGGGTGTAGCCGTCTCCCAAGTCATAGGACTTCTGGGCGGTGGTCAGCTTGATCTGGCAGATCGGCTCTGCCTTGAAATCCACGACGCCTTGCGCCGCCGTCACCACTGCCGCAGCGGCGGTCACAACGGCAGTCGCCGCGGTGACGCGGGCGTTCGCCGCCGTCAGCGCGGTCTGGGCATTGGTCACCGCGGTCTGCGCCGCCGTCACGGCCGCTTGCGCCGCAGCGATCGTGGCGGGCACTTGGGGATTGGCCGCCTGCGCCGCTGTCAGCGCTGCTTGGGCGGAGGTCAGGTTGGTTTGGGCGGTTGTGAGATTGGTCTGGGCCGTGGTCTTGGCGGCATTGGCGTTGACCAGTGCGGCATCGGCTTTGGTCTTGGCCGCCTTGGCATCCGTCAGCGCCTGCTCCGCATCGGCAAACCCTCCCGTGGCATTGCCCGCCTGGATTTTGTCCACGGCGGCTCTCGCCTTGTCCGCAGCAGCTTTGGCTTCCTCTGCCGCGGTCCTCTCCGGCGTTCCAGCCGTCGTGCCATTCAGTGCAGTGGTGATGCTGGTCACCGCGTTGCTTGTGGTGGTGGAATACGGAGCCCCCTGCGTGTTCAGGCCACTGTTGACCGCCGTCACGGTCGAGGCGTTGGCGGTTGTGCCCGTGGTGGAAAAGGGATTCAGCAGGGCCTTCTGCCTTGCGGCCTCAATCGATTCCATGCTGGCCTGCAGGCTTTCCACGGTCTTCGAGTAGGCGGAAAGTTGATCCAGGGAATTGACCAAGCCCTTGAACCCGGATGAGACCGACTGGGAAACAAGGAGGCGGTGCTCTTCAAACACCACGGAAAAAGCCAGGGCTGAATCCAGTGCGGCGGCCTTGGTGGTATCGTTGACGGAGAGTGAAATCATGAATGGATGGTATTCAAAGTTTGCCTCAAAAAGGCCCCGTGCGGATACTGGAGCAGCCAAGCCCAAGTGTCACATCATGCCGCTCTTCCCCAAAGACGATTTTACCCTGTGGCTGGAGGCCCAAGGCACCCAGCCGGCCTTGTACCAGCCAGCGGCCCGGTACGGCGGCGCGCCCGTCGGTTGGAAGATCTTTATCGGCCAGTCCTCCTTTGTGTACCGCCTGCCGGAGGACAAGCCCGGAGTGTTGCTTATTGTCCTCTTCGAGCGACTGGGCGACCGCAAGGGGCTGCGCAGCCCGTTTGCCGATTTTGTCCGCTTCATCTCCTCCGTGAAACGCAGCGGGGTGCCCGTCCACACCATCGAGGGACATGTGGAGGCGCTCAAGGGACGCCCTGAGGACAGTCTGGCTGACGAACAGATCGTGACCTTTTACAAAAGGTACCTCGCCGCGAATCAACTCCGCGTGGAAAACGGCATCGAATGGGTCGCGGGTAACCTCCTCTCTTACGTCGCCCCGCTGTCGGACATCCGCAAGCAAGACCGCGCCACCCCCCCTGGTCCGGAAGTGTCGTAGAAAACTAGCGTGGTTTGGGTCAGCGAGCATGTCCACCGCAAACAAGGGAGGGAGAGGGGTTTCCATCATGCATCTGCCCGCTTTGCTGGTCCGGTTACGAAAATAGCCAGTTTTTCGGGAGAAGGTGCCTTCCCGCAAAACGTTGGAGCATTCCATCGCCTTTCTGTCACAACCGGTTCACCTGAGCACTTGCTTTTTCAGGGATTTCTCCTTTTGGTGGGATCGTGAAGACCGCCTCGATCGCCCAACTCCTGGGCGTCCTCCTGTGTGCCACAGCAGTCACCTTGGTGTTCGTGCTGGCTCCACCCAGCGCGGGATGGTGGCAAAAGGGCATCGGTATCATTTTTTCCGTGGGATTTGCCATGAGAGTGACAGCTCTTCTTAGCGGCGGCGGTCCGCTTGCGACCGGAAAACCTGCCTGGCTGGCATGGTCCAGCGCCCTGCCCTTCGCTTTCCTGGCTTTTGCCGGACTCTGGCTGCCTCAGTTGTGGGCATGGATCACGATGACGGTCAGCTGGATCTGGGTCTTCAACACCCGGAAAATGTGGCAACCTTGATACACATTCAGCGTGGCAATATTTTGGCGCAGTCCTTGCGCCCTTTAGTGCCAACTGGCATTATAGCCCACCCCCTAAAAACCTGGACTTGGACCTGCACCCAGCCGCCATATGACCGATTCTGCAAACGTCCATACGGGAGGTCAGGTCTTCCCCGCCACTCGGTGGTCCCTCGTAGCAAATGCCCGGGAGGATGGTGATCTGGATGCTTCAGCCGCTCTTGAAGAGCTTTGCCGGACTTATTGGCCCCCACTCTATGCCTACCTGAGGCGCACCGGCCATTCCACGCACGATGCTGAGGACTACACCCAGGGGTTCCTCCTTTCTCTCATTCAGGATGAAAGCCTCGTACGGGCCGACCCCCAGCGCGGCCGGCTGCGCTCCTTTCTCTTGGGCGGGTTAAAGCGCTATGTCGGCAGAGTTTTGCGGGACGGCAACCGACTGAAACGCGGTGGCGGCGTGGAGCGATTCTCCCTGGATGCTGCCGAGGCTGAGCAGCGGTACGAAGCCATGCTCGTGGATGAGCTGACACCGGAGCATCTCTATGACCGCATGTGGGTCTCCACGCTGGTCACCTCCGTAATCAAACGACTGCAGGACGAAATGCAGGCCAGTGGGAAAGAGAAGACGTTTCTTGCGCTCCAGCCCTACCTGTTGAGCGGTGCCACCGAAACGGGCGGCTACACCAAGGTGGCCGCAGAATTGGGCATCAGCGAAGGGGCGGTGAAAGTGGCTGTGCACCGACTCCGGGGCCGCTACCGGGAACTGCTGCTGAAGCATATCACCGACACGCTTTCCAACTCCGACTCACTCAACGATGAGGTAGAGTACCTCTTGGGTCTTGCTGGCCGATAGGCGGCAGGGTCTGGTGCCGTGGGACAGGGGTGATTTCCAGAAACCGGATTCAATGGTGGAGTCAACAACCCCAGCAGCAGCCTGTGCCAATTGTGGTCGCCCCCTTGGTCCGACCGCTGCCGGGGCGTTTTGCCTGAGTTGCCTCCTTTCCCCTGCCCAGCACTGGCTGGACCAGAGTGAGGAAAGTTCCCGCTCCCTGTCCTCCCTGGAGGAATGGGAGCCAGGGGACAAGATCGACCGCTACCAACTGGAGGAATTGCTGGGGGAAGGCGGGTTCGGCATCGTTTACCGGGCCATCCAGCGGGAGCCCATCCACCGGGAGGTCGCGCTCAAGGTATTGAAACCCCGGATGGCATCGCGCGATGTCGTCGCCCGCTTTGAAGGGGAACGGCAGGCGCTGGCGATGATGGACCACCCCAACATTGCCCGGGTTTACGATGCGGGGGCGACCTTTTCCGGTTGCCCCTACTTCGTCATGGAGCTGGTCAAGGGCAAGCCCATCACGGAATTCTGCCGCCATCTGCCGCTGGAGCAGAGAATTCGCCTTTTCATTCAAGCGTGCCGCGGTGTGCAGCACGCTCACCAGAAGGGGGTGATCCACCGGGACATCAAACCCTCCAACGTGCTGGTGATGGGGGAGGGCATTATCTCCGTGGCCAAGGTGATCGACTTTGGCATCGCCAAGGCACTGGAGCAGCCCCTGGCCGATAAAACGATCTACACAGCCCAAGGGCAGGTCATGGGTACCCTGCAGTACATGAGCCCCGAACAGGCGCTCTCTGCCGGGATGGATGTGGACACGCGGAGTGACGTGTACTCCCTGGGGGTGCTGCTCTACGAGATGTTGACCGGAGTCACCCCGCTCCCCGCTGAGCGGGCCAACGGCAATGACCTGGCGGAGATTCTCAAGGCGGTGCGCGACGACACTCCCGTGCGCCCGAGCCAGGAGCTCGACAAGGCTTGCAAAACCGCCCGATCACAGAACTCCACCCCACCTCTCAGTACAGAGTGGGAGGAAGAAGGTGTCACCCCGGCAACTCTGCGGGGTGATCTGGACTGGATTGTGATGAAGGCGCTGGAGAAGGAAAGGGCACGCCGTTATCCCTCCGTCTCCGCGCTGATGGAGGATCTGGAGCGTTTCCTCAAACAGGAACCCGTCCAGGCCAAGGCCCCGACCGCCCGGTATCGGGTGGCACGGTTTGCCCGGCGCAACACCATCCTGCTCCGGTTTGTGGGTGCCCTGGCTCTGGTTCTAGGTGTCTCCACGGCCATCCTGGTGTGGCTGACGCTGAGAGCCAAGCGGGCGGAGTCGGTCGCCCGGGAGGCACTGGCTGCCGAGGCCGCAGCCCGCCAGGAAACCGCCCGCCAGGAGGCAGAGACCCGCCGACAGCTCGTGCAACTGGATGTGGTGACCGGGGATGAAATGGTGGAGGATGGTGACGCCTTTGGGGCGCTGTTGTGGTATCTGGAAGCCCTCCGGCTGGACAGGGACGATGCCGCCAAAGAAACCCTGCACCGGCAGCGGCTCCGCTGTGCCATGCAGAGCGGGCCCCAGTTGCTGACCCTGTGGCCTGGAACGGTGGCGGGAGAATTCAGTCCAGATGGGAGCCGGGTGGCCATCATTACGAGCGATGGGACGGCGCAACTCTGGTCCTGCGAAACCCTCCAGCCCGCCAGCCCGCCCCTGACAGCGCCGGGCGGCATCCGCTGGATCCG contains these protein-coding regions:
- a CDS encoding DUF1521 domain-containing protein, translating into MISLSVNDTTKAAALDSALAFSVVFEEHRLLVSQSVSSGFKGLVNSLDQLSAYSKTVESLQASMESIEAARQKALLNPFSTTGTTANASTVTAVNSGLNTQGAPYSTTTSNAVTSITTALNGTTAGTPERTAAEEAKAAADKARAAVDKIQAGNATGGFADAEQALTDAKAAKTKADAALVNANAAKTTAQTNLTTAQTNLTSAQAALTAAQAANPQVPATIAAAQAAVTAAQTAVTNAQTALTAANARVTAATAVVTAAAAVVTAAQGVVDFKAEPICQIKLTTAQKSYDLGDGYTLTSWGSTGYMTLTGSDGKGILIQPDGSVDPLDGAGNGWKFSNTSTFVLPNETKITITPNAAGAIISATKGRNHLELTNIKSGATPSGVITQDGRKYDATTNDGYRINMGATTANWTLGANTLGDAASREQVAATASNNKFVLDASDVEIPADLKAFLDEIGFDVSLYDSDGDGKLNEEEFFQVASILNTLVTEMQTSFQQVLVETAKASEALMELNQFLEQIQKQGSDEQSDKSEASAAEKDVLASIQKRLESALTNLQALQGGGSGGVGFNDAQQLLTNLGKAALGQSYETTGTSVLPQLATPPSSSTQTEETTPAVDPVTQAMRRASLLIGGFKIDESLFPSAPASLPVLNAEDVDLLATLASLGLPISGVDAEALLTLVGKLKAELAAGGLATLNGEGLQLLESVKAGLAEVGLIGLTEENSQFLSDLTAQLRGLNIGLADTFELEELLGRLRSGPEIAENSSAGTGLSTDVRKLTVADARRLAAILDRLQNRQLGLSPDDLRRIETLQRLLSNELQTESSPAAGGGEFGGRVLSRADIQLFEELMFKLRGEDPDGVPTPSSSSPSIGGNPFLQNLDLLKTIAGNFETDPKLLETLKENVSKSIKTYTEHLNRARGLFVEAQENVQEFVKIVAEDDSLKEIVQDDRLSDEQQEGFADKMRDLHQKWGMDWGSDASTPTEEGKLVTRMAQSGMMI
- a CDS encoding SycD/LcrH family type III secretion system chaperone; the encoded protein is MSDTTTEFDDIELPDAPMPTGLPYETADEWAEMLTNFGANGRTMRDFTNLTPESMEVFYMVAYNQYNAGQYEESSKVFQLLASLDHFDKRYWMGLGSSRAMEGNHKDAIKAFGYLGFLDVSDPVPSFHCARSFIATGKIKEAEAALRATIANAEGKAEHAELKQQAEHTLELLQQGQKEITTATSES
- a CDS encoding RNA polymerase sigma factor, which codes for MTDSANVHTGGQVFPATRWSLVANAREDGDLDASAALEELCRTYWPPLYAYLRRTGHSTHDAEDYTQGFLLSLIQDESLVRADPQRGRLRSFLLGGLKRYVGRVLRDGNRLKRGGGVERFSLDAAEAEQRYEAMLVDELTPEHLYDRMWVSTLVTSVIKRLQDEMQASGKEKTFLALQPYLLSGATETGGYTKVAAELGISEGAVKVAVHRLRGRYRELLLKHITDTLSNSDSLNDEVEYLLGLAGR